The uncultured Desulfobulbus sp. genome window below encodes:
- the flhA gene encoding flagellar biosynthesis protein FlhA produces the protein MEATGVQAYFDRNKIKELLKRSDIMASLGLIGILMLMIVPLPPMVLDLCLSLNITIAILILIISLYTEKTVEFSIFPSILLTTTLFRLALNVASTRLILLHGNEGMTAAGSVIRAFGEFVVGGSYVVGLVIFVILVIINFVVITKGAGRIAEVAARFTLDAMPGKQMAIDADLNAGLIDEAKARQRREEISNEANFHGAMDGASKFVRGDAIAGIIITMINIGAGFIIGVLQMGMPMAEAAKNYTILTVGDGLVGQVPALIISTAAGMLVTRSTGREDFGTEIKTQFTRYTKALWVVSALLLGFALIPGLPFIPFLILSASLAVIAYQLDKAEREREIEATIEEQHRPKPEAKPDQDYEKMLNVDLIELEVGYGLIPFVDANQDGELLTRIQAIRKQFALTTGFIVPPVHIKDNLQLNPNQYTINLKGVTIASAEMMPGYYMAMDPGLVTETIKGLPTTEPAFELPAIWITEDKREHAQISGYTVVDCITVMATHISELIKKHAFELLGRQETQALIDNLGKTYPKLIEELIPNVLNLGTVMRVLQNLLREGVSIRDLRTIMETMADYANMTQDSDIFTEYVRHALSRSISSECAGDDGTMAVITLDRKVEETIQSAVQHRERGSYLALDPTIAQKVLDTLNNVITSNTGGMQPVLLVQPQIRPHVRRLIERYFPNLPVLSHNEITTQVRIQSIGTVSIDAG, from the coding sequence ATGGAAGCAACCGGAGTGCAGGCATACTTTGATCGAAATAAGATCAAAGAGCTCTTAAAACGAAGCGATATCATGGCTTCGTTGGGCCTGATCGGCATACTCATGCTGATGATCGTTCCCCTGCCGCCCATGGTGCTTGATCTCTGTCTCTCGCTCAATATCACCATTGCCATCCTTATTCTGATTATCAGCCTCTACACTGAAAAGACGGTTGAGTTTTCGATATTTCCTTCCATTCTTTTAACGACCACCCTCTTTCGCCTGGCATTAAACGTTGCCTCGACTCGATTAATCTTACTTCATGGCAACGAAGGGATGACCGCCGCCGGCTCGGTCATCCGCGCCTTTGGTGAATTTGTCGTAGGAGGCTCCTACGTTGTCGGACTGGTGATCTTTGTTATTCTGGTCATCATCAACTTCGTCGTTATTACCAAAGGTGCAGGACGCATCGCCGAGGTTGCTGCCCGTTTTACTCTGGATGCCATGCCCGGTAAACAGATGGCCATTGATGCCGATCTGAACGCAGGGCTGATTGATGAGGCAAAGGCCAGGCAGCGGCGCGAAGAGATCTCCAACGAAGCCAACTTCCACGGCGCTATGGATGGTGCCTCTAAATTTGTCCGTGGTGATGCCATTGCCGGTATCATTATCACCATGATCAATATCGGTGCAGGGTTCATTATTGGCGTGCTCCAGATGGGTATGCCCATGGCTGAGGCGGCAAAAAACTATACCATCCTCACGGTTGGCGATGGACTGGTTGGACAGGTACCGGCACTGATCATATCCACCGCAGCGGGTATGCTTGTGACCCGCTCCACCGGTCGTGAAGATTTTGGCACCGAAATCAAGACTCAGTTTACCCGTTACACCAAGGCCCTTTGGGTCGTTTCGGCCCTGCTCCTTGGTTTTGCCCTTATTCCAGGCCTTCCCTTTATTCCCTTTCTCATTCTCTCCGCGAGCCTTGCTGTTATCGCCTACCAGCTTGACAAAGCAGAACGTGAACGTGAGATTGAGGCCACCATAGAAGAGCAGCATCGGCCTAAGCCTGAAGCAAAACCGGATCAAGACTATGAGAAGATGCTCAATGTCGACCTGATAGAGCTCGAAGTGGGCTACGGCTTAATCCCCTTTGTCGATGCGAATCAGGATGGTGAACTGCTCACCCGTATTCAGGCTATCCGCAAGCAGTTTGCCCTGACCACGGGATTTATAGTTCCTCCAGTCCACATCAAAGATAACCTCCAGCTCAATCCAAATCAGTACACCATCAACTTAAAAGGAGTGACCATAGCCAGCGCTGAAATGATGCCCGGATATTATATGGCTATGGATCCGGGGCTGGTTACGGAAACCATCAAAGGCCTACCCACAACAGAGCCCGCCTTTGAGTTACCTGCAATCTGGATCACCGAGGATAAACGCGAACACGCGCAAATCTCTGGCTACACCGTGGTCGATTGCATCACGGTCATGGCAACCCATATCAGTGAGTTGATCAAAAAGCATGCCTTTGAACTCCTGGGACGCCAGGAAACCCAGGCCCTTATCGACAACCTGGGCAAAACCTATCCCAAGTTGATCGAAGAACTCATTCCCAATGTCTTGAATCTTGGAACGGTCATGCGGGTTCTGCAAAACCTGCTGCGTGAAGGCGTTTCCATTCGTGATTTACGCACGATTATGGAAACCATGGCCGACTATGCCAACATGACACAAGACAGTGATATTTTCACCGAGTATGTGCGCCATGCTCTCTCCCGTTCCATCTCATCGGAATGCGCAGGCGATGACGGCACCATGGCCGTCATTACCCTGGACCGAAAGGTTGAAGAGACTATTCAGTCTGCCGTTCAGCACCGCGAACGCGGAAGCTATCTGGCCCTTGACCCCACTATCGCCCAGAAAGTTCTGGATACCTTAAACAATGTTATCACCTCCAATACCGGAGGCATGCAACCTGTTCTCTTGGTCCAGCCGCAGATTCGTCCCCATGTCCGTCGGCTGATCGAGCGCTACTTTCCCAACCTGCCGGTTCTCTCCCATAACGAGATCACCACCCAGGTACGGATTCAATCCATTGGCACGGTGAGCATAGATGCAGGTTAA
- the flhF gene encoding flagellar biosynthesis protein FlhF, giving the protein MQVKVFEAQDMATGLKMVKEALGPDALILSTRTIRGGKFGMLGKPMMEITAAVDNGWQEPQKTLHPSSQQERRQTSVTAPSSRQRQAVQSYQAQDDIRYEDIWKKHQPEPQAPQVTRPEAYPSRTATEGQDLGQELAELRSMVKGLSSRLAEQQQPLQRNTYQEVHLQPRSVAKVDADPIVSLLTGYGLNLETAQVVTRFSRDTVEGTEQLSQQDLLRILSDTIARLFTTQPLFTDNGTRQRRISLIGPTGVGKTTTLAKIAAHFLAEHGGRIGLITIDTYRIAAVEQLKVYSEIMRLPLEVVIKPQELEKALEKFQNFDLVLIDTAGRSPRSEIDIQELASFLRPGLKIENNLMLSATTREREIEETIHKFSLIPIQNFIFSKIDECDQLGVLLNIHYKNDTPISYLTNGQRVPEDLLVPKPQDIADLIINDHGYSPHG; this is encoded by the coding sequence ATGCAGGTTAAGGTCTTTGAAGCACAGGATATGGCCACCGGTTTGAAAATGGTCAAAGAGGCGCTGGGGCCGGATGCTCTTATTCTCTCCACGCGGACAATTCGTGGTGGTAAGTTCGGGATGCTGGGCAAACCTATGATGGAAATAACCGCAGCGGTTGATAACGGCTGGCAGGAGCCCCAAAAAACACTCCATCCATCATCACAGCAAGAACGACGGCAAACATCTGTCACAGCTCCTTCTTCCAGGCAACGACAAGCTGTGCAAAGCTACCAGGCCCAGGACGACATTCGTTATGAAGATATCTGGAAAAAACACCAGCCGGAGCCACAGGCCCCTCAGGTAACCCGCCCCGAGGCATATCCCTCCAGAACCGCAACCGAGGGGCAGGATCTTGGCCAAGAACTTGCTGAGCTTCGCTCCATGGTCAAGGGGCTCTCCAGTCGCTTGGCAGAGCAACAACAACCATTACAACGCAACACCTACCAAGAAGTGCACCTTCAGCCCCGCTCCGTTGCAAAGGTTGATGCAGATCCCATTGTCAGCCTTTTGACAGGGTACGGACTCAATTTAGAAACCGCGCAAGTGGTCACTCGTTTCTCCCGGGATACGGTTGAAGGCACCGAGCAGCTCAGCCAGCAGGACTTGCTCCGTATTCTCAGCGACACTATTGCCCGGCTCTTCACAACCCAGCCACTCTTTACTGATAACGGAACGAGACAGCGTCGTATCAGCCTCATAGGACCAACAGGAGTTGGAAAAACCACGACCCTTGCTAAAATTGCAGCGCATTTTCTGGCTGAACATGGTGGTCGTATCGGTTTAATCACCATCGACACCTACCGGATAGCTGCTGTAGAACAACTCAAGGTCTACAGCGAAATCATGCGCTTGCCTCTTGAGGTTGTCATCAAACCCCAGGAGCTGGAAAAAGCCCTGGAAAAATTTCAAAATTTTGACTTAGTATTGATTGATACTGCTGGTCGCAGTCCACGCTCGGAGATAGATATTCAAGAGTTGGCTTCCTTTTTGCGGCCCGGGCTCAAGATAGAAAATAACCTTATGCTGTCTGCCACAACCAGAGAACGGGAAATCGAAGAAACCATTCACAAATTTTCTCTTATTCCCATTCAAAACTTCATTTTCAGCAAAATAGACGAGTGTGATCAACTGGGCGTACTGCTCAATATTCATTACAAAAACGATACACCGATATCCTATCTTACCAATGGCCAACGGGTCCCGGAAGATCTTCTGGTCCCCAAACCTCAGGATATCGCTGACCTCATTATAAATGACCACGGATACTCACCCCATGGCTGA
- a CDS encoding MinD/ParA family protein has product MTTDTHPMAEITGHPTDQAGTLRALNTASPAQCPSGRTTTRVFAITSGKGGVGKTAVVANTAVLLARMGKRVLILDADLGLANIDVVFGLAPGRNLNHFFAGEQGLESILTDGPEGIKILPAGSGVQSFTRLDSHQKMRLLEGLETMNNDFDFVLIDTEAGISENVTYFNTAAQEILVVTTPDPTAITDAYALMKLLSNQYHEKHFNLIVNFIKNEDEALDVYRKLTMVANRYLDISIDYIGSIPRDKMMIDAIRKQKVLVQLFPESKTASAFDALARTIVQEPQSIEPKGSIQFFWKRLLEIGGR; this is encoded by the coding sequence ATGACCACGGATACTCACCCCATGGCTGAAATTACAGGACATCCCACAGATCAGGCCGGTACATTGAGGGCCTTGAATACCGCGTCTCCTGCCCAGTGCCCCTCGGGCCGCACCACCACCAGAGTTTTCGCCATCACCAGTGGTAAAGGTGGTGTCGGCAAAACTGCGGTCGTTGCCAACACCGCGGTCTTGCTCGCGCGAATGGGAAAACGAGTCCTCATTCTTGATGCAGATCTTGGCCTGGCAAACATTGATGTTGTTTTCGGTTTGGCACCAGGACGCAACCTCAATCACTTCTTTGCCGGTGAACAGGGCTTGGAATCCATCCTTACCGATGGCCCAGAGGGCATTAAAATTCTTCCTGCGGGTTCAGGAGTTCAGAGCTTTACCCGTTTGGATTCACATCAAAAGATGCGCTTACTCGAAGGCCTGGAAACGATGAACAACGATTTTGATTTCGTTCTAATCGACACAGAGGCTGGTATCTCCGAAAACGTCACCTACTTCAACACAGCTGCTCAGGAAATTCTGGTAGTGACAACGCCCGATCCCACCGCCATTACAGATGCTTACGCCTTAATGAAACTGCTTTCGAATCAGTATCACGAAAAACACTTTAACCTTATCGTCAACTTCATAAAAAATGAGGACGAAGCACTTGATGTGTATCGCAAACTGACCATGGTCGCTAATAGATACCTCGACATTTCTATCGATTACATAGGCTCTATTCCCCGCGACAAAATGATGATCGACGCGATTCGAAAACAAAAGGTACTGGTCCAACTCTTTCCGGAGTCGAAAACAGCCAGCGCCTTTGATGCCTTGGCTCGGACCATTGTGCAGGAACCCCAATCCATAGAACCCAAAGGCTCCATCCAGTTTTTCTGGAAACGACTTTTGGAAATCGGCGGTCGGTAG
- a CDS encoding FliA/WhiG family RNA polymerase sigma factor yields the protein MIPPVPPLDDRSQLIRENMPLVELVVQRMIPQVPSFMTKEDMTSAAMVGLIDAANKFDPGKGVKFKTFAEYRVRGAIFDEMRKLDWFSRSMRDKQNQLTQTMLRLERQLGRTPEEDEMAQALSLSLEDYQSLLTEVSHLGCVSLHETLDHSEEGRSFLDNLEDMGGPLPSEIIEQEEMTQVLARILEELSPKEKIVIALYYYEELTQKEIAEVISVSEGRVSQLHSQALLKLRVKLINSDLYEP from the coding sequence ATGATTCCACCGGTACCACCTCTTGATGATCGCTCGCAGCTCATTCGGGAGAACATGCCGCTGGTCGAACTTGTCGTACAGCGCATGATTCCCCAGGTGCCTAGCTTTATGACCAAGGAGGACATGACCAGTGCCGCCATGGTCGGCCTGATCGATGCAGCCAACAAGTTTGATCCGGGCAAAGGGGTAAAATTCAAGACCTTTGCCGAATACAGGGTCCGCGGCGCCATCTTTGATGAGATGCGTAAACTCGACTGGTTCTCCCGCTCCATGCGTGACAAACAAAACCAGCTCACACAGACCATGCTTCGTCTGGAGCGTCAACTCGGACGCACCCCAGAAGAAGATGAAATGGCACAGGCGCTGTCACTCTCACTCGAAGATTATCAGTCGCTTTTGACTGAAGTGAGCCATCTGGGCTGTGTCAGTCTTCACGAGACACTGGATCATTCAGAGGAGGGACGCAGCTTTCTCGACAACCTTGAAGATATGGGGGGGCCGTTACCCTCTGAAATTATCGAACAGGAGGAAATGACGCAGGTTCTGGCGCGCATCCTTGAAGAACTCTCGCCAAAAGAGAAAATTGTCATTGCCCTCTATTATTACGAAGAACTCACCCAGAAGGAAATAGCCGAAGTTATTTCAGTTTCCGAAGGCCGGGTGTCTCAGTTACACAGTCAGGCGCTGCTCAAACTACGAGTAAAATTGATCAATTCGGATCTTTATGAACCGTAA
- the flgF gene encoding flagellar basal-body rod protein FlgF codes for MGSGKYSALSGAIAREQAMGNVAANLANISTTGFKKNRISFESVLKGAQQTGNANGKNLARIRTITTDFSAGGMQTTERPLDVAIDGEGFFKVEKGGQSYYTRSGRFMLDATGLLKTEDGASVLGPANDPLQIDTTQGKDIHISESGGISINGVNAGAQIGVFTVDDPQKLVKVGDSLFSLKEGGNQVATGVRILQGNLETANINMVEEMTAMIATQRAFEANTKVLESYSALGDKQDELGSVS; via the coding sequence ATGGGCTCAGGAAAATACAGTGCACTCAGTGGAGCCATTGCCCGGGAACAGGCAATGGGTAACGTGGCTGCAAATCTGGCAAATATCAGCACCACTGGGTTTAAGAAAAACCGTATCAGCTTTGAGTCTGTACTTAAAGGTGCCCAGCAAACAGGAAATGCCAACGGCAAAAACTTAGCTCGAATTCGTACCATCACCACCGATTTTTCAGCTGGAGGCATGCAAACCACAGAACGTCCCCTTGACGTGGCTATCGATGGTGAAGGATTTTTCAAGGTGGAAAAAGGTGGTCAGTCCTACTACACCCGTTCTGGCCGATTCATGTTAGATGCCACTGGCTTACTTAAAACAGAAGATGGCGCCTCAGTTCTAGGCCCAGCCAACGATCCGCTGCAGATTGACACCACCCAGGGCAAAGATATCCATATTTCGGAAAGCGGAGGAATTTCGATCAATGGGGTAAACGCCGGCGCACAGATTGGTGTTTTTACCGTGGACGATCCCCAGAAGCTGGTCAAAGTGGGAGATTCCTTGTTTTCCCTCAAAGAAGGCGGAAATCAGGTCGCAACAGGGGTACGGATCCTGCAAGGTAACCTGGAAACCGCGAATATTAACATGGTTGAAGAGATGACTGCCATGATTGCCACCCAGCGCGCTTTTGAAGCAAACACCAAGGTGCTTGAAAGCTATTCTGCCCTGGGTGACAAACAAGATGAACTGGGTTCGGTAAGCTAA
- the flgG gene encoding flagellar basal-body rod protein FlgG: MRSLWTSTTGMSAQNLNMDVIANNLANVSTTGFKKSRADFQDLLYQIMKVPGSPTSADTKSPTGIQVGLGVKPAAVTKIFTTGDIVQTQNTLDVAIEGQGFFQVLMPDGNTAYTRAGNLKMDGDGRLCTSDGYPIQPELTIPEDAREITISETGVVSAILGDDSTSTELGNMDLVDFINESGLIAIGRNLYRETDASGAAIVGVPGTDGFGTLLQGYVENSNVNLVEEMTQMITTQRAYEINSNVITTSDEMMQTVTNMV, from the coding sequence ATGCGCTCTTTGTGGACATCAACTACCGGCATGTCGGCTCAGAATCTGAATATGGATGTTATTGCCAATAATCTGGCTAACGTTTCCACCACAGGTTTTAAAAAGAGCCGCGCAGATTTTCAGGACCTGCTGTACCAGATCATGAAAGTTCCGGGTAGCCCAACCTCCGCTGACACCAAGTCACCAACCGGTATTCAGGTTGGACTCGGGGTCAAACCTGCAGCGGTGACCAAAATCTTTACCACAGGAGACATTGTTCAAACCCAGAATACTCTGGATGTGGCCATTGAGGGCCAGGGTTTCTTTCAGGTACTGATGCCCGACGGCAATACCGCATATACTCGAGCAGGCAATCTAAAAATGGATGGAGACGGGCGTCTGTGCACCTCCGATGGCTACCCCATCCAGCCAGAGCTGACGATCCCTGAAGATGCTCGGGAAATCACCATCAGCGAGACCGGCGTTGTCAGTGCCATTCTTGGGGATGACAGCACCTCGACCGAACTCGGCAACATGGACCTCGTTGATTTTATCAATGAATCCGGTCTTATTGCCATCGGTCGCAATCTTTACCGCGAAACAGATGCCTCTGGTGCCGCCATTGTCGGCGTTCCCGGAACAGATGGTTTTGGTACCCTGTTACAAGGCTATGTGGAAAACTCCAACGTCAATCTAGTCGAGGAGATGACCCAGATGATCACCACGCAACGAGCCTATGAGATTAACTCTAACGTGATCACCACCTCCGACGAGATGATGCAAACCGTGACCAATATGGTGTAA
- the flgA gene encoding flagellar basal body P-ring formation chaperone FlgA, with translation MKIHFFLASILVLLPCTLLAQVSVHFNPAVTVNSPRIVLGDIATIQGAGEQHDTLAQLPVGPSPAPGHSKDIYTVSVINSLQHRQGVANIDWQGSPNITITRQATRITKKQLEAILGQFLQQNREKLPMAEIRLQLLRAPEEVVLPGGTVRWKVTPSRSTILGSSSFSIAFAVDSKPAGNCIVRTRLEALGQVAVAAVSLQRGEILSKGSIRLEKRDLVQLDNPYRELSELIGKEALKTIAAGSVLDRADIGSPSIIHKGEMVTIVARRGAMRLTTKGLSRENGREGEMIRVKNVSSNKMVYCRVDRPGVVSVEF, from the coding sequence TTGAAGATTCACTTTTTTCTTGCATCGATTCTTGTGCTACTTCCCTGTACCTTGCTGGCTCAGGTGTCGGTGCACTTTAATCCCGCCGTAACGGTGAACAGCCCCCGGATTGTTCTTGGCGATATAGCCACCATTCAAGGAGCCGGAGAGCAGCACGATACTCTGGCGCAGTTACCCGTGGGTCCCTCCCCTGCCCCTGGTCACTCAAAGGATATCTATACGGTTTCAGTGATCAACTCATTGCAACATCGTCAAGGTGTCGCCAACATAGACTGGCAGGGCAGCCCCAACATTACAATCACCCGTCAGGCAACTCGCATTACAAAAAAACAACTTGAGGCCATTCTGGGACAGTTTCTCCAACAAAACCGTGAGAAACTGCCCATGGCAGAAATTCGTCTTCAGCTCCTTCGGGCTCCTGAAGAGGTCGTTTTACCTGGCGGCACAGTCCGTTGGAAGGTCACACCATCGCGTTCGACCATTCTAGGCAGCAGTAGTTTCTCTATAGCCTTTGCTGTGGATAGTAAACCTGCTGGTAACTGTATCGTCCGCACCAGACTTGAGGCCTTAGGGCAGGTTGCCGTCGCTGCTGTATCGCTGCAACGGGGTGAAATTCTTAGTAAAGGCAGTATTCGACTGGAAAAGCGGGATTTGGTTCAACTTGATAATCCCTACAGAGAACTCTCTGAGCTGATTGGAAAAGAAGCGCTTAAAACCATTGCTGCCGGTTCAGTGCTTGATCGCGCCGACATTGGCTCCCCTTCCATTATTCATAAGGGGGAAATGGTGACCATAGTCGCCCGAAGAGGTGCCATGCGCCTGACAACCAAAGGGCTGTCGCGGGAAAATGGACGTGAAGGCGAAATGATTCGGGTTAAAAATGTCAGTTCAAATAAGATGGTCTACTGCCGGGTTGATCGACCGGGGGTAGTCTCAGTGGAGTTTTAA
- a CDS encoding flagellar basal body L-ring protein FlgH: MKQTIMAHPLKSASRNYLGGSLLICSLVLSLMGGCANNDEISMIPIPEPLEEPVSGEAQPQSPGTLWNGDEGNWLADIKARRLGDIVTVIIAEEASASKNATTATDRTSSISAGISNFFGLENSIANRNANITPSSLLNASSSNGFAGTGTTTRTENLAATLTTQVIKVYPNGNLKIRGGKSVTVNNENQIIYLTGIVRSYDVTADNTVDSSNILNAQITYTGKGAISDKQKPGWLMRIFDHTWPF; this comes from the coding sequence ATGAAACAGACGATCATGGCTCATCCCTTGAAATCAGCTTCTCGAAATTATCTAGGCGGTTCTCTGCTGATCTGTAGCCTCGTACTCAGCCTCATGGGGGGGTGCGCGAATAACGATGAAATCAGCATGATTCCTATTCCAGAACCACTGGAAGAACCAGTCAGCGGTGAGGCTCAACCCCAGTCACCGGGCACGCTCTGGAATGGAGATGAGGGCAACTGGCTGGCCGATATCAAGGCTCGCCGCTTAGGCGACATTGTGACCGTGATTATTGCAGAGGAGGCCAGCGCCTCCAAAAATGCCACCACAGCGACAGATCGAACCTCATCAATTTCAGCGGGCATATCCAATTTTTTTGGTTTGGAAAATTCTATTGCCAATCGTAATGCCAACATTACTCCCTCGTCACTATTAAATGCCAGCTCCTCCAATGGCTTTGCCGGAACAGGGACAACCACCCGTACCGAGAATCTGGCCGCCACCCTGACGACCCAAGTGATTAAGGTCTACCCCAACGGTAATCTGAAAATACGCGGTGGAAAATCGGTCACCGTCAACAACGAGAACCAGATTATTTACCTCACCGGTATTGTTCGTTCCTATGATGTCACTGCTGACAATACTGTTGATTCAAGCAATATCCTCAACGCCCAAATCACCTACACTGGGAAGGGGGCCATTTCTGATAAACAAAAACCGGGCTGGTTGATGCGCATCTTTGATCACACCTGGCCTTTTTAA
- a CDS encoding flagellar basal body P-ring protein FlgI has product MKPRIVFTLLSFILMLFVSFSSVSATRIKDLADIEGVRSNQLMGYGLVIGLNGTGDDIKKSVFTKQAMVNMIKRMGMALTDDVFSQMKTKNVAAVMATAQLPAFARPGSAIDVQISSIGDASSLTGGTLLMTPLKGPDGKTYAVAQGPLAVGGISFGGKAAKVQKNFPTSGRITNGALVERAVNFALPTSGNLLYQLRETDFTTASRMVEAINAHFGDGTAHPLDSRSIKVQRPKEFTGDLVSFIADLESIEVEPDLPAKIVVNERTGTIVMGQDVRISTVAVSHGNLNLVVTDGADVSQPNPLAQGNTVTTPTTNAVATEEKGNLVVMNQGANLGDIARALNAIGATPRDLIAIFQAIKAAGALHGELVIL; this is encoded by the coding sequence ATGAAACCTCGCATTGTGTTTACCTTACTCTCTTTCATTCTCATGCTGTTCGTCAGCTTTTCGTCGGTCTCTGCCACCCGCATTAAAGACCTGGCTGATATTGAAGGCGTCCGCTCCAATCAGCTCATGGGCTATGGTCTGGTTATCGGACTCAATGGCACCGGAGATGATATTAAAAAATCAGTTTTCACCAAACAGGCCATGGTCAATATGATCAAACGGATGGGAATGGCCCTGACCGATGATGTCTTCAGCCAGATGAAAACAAAAAATGTGGCTGCCGTCATGGCAACGGCCCAACTGCCTGCTTTTGCACGCCCCGGATCAGCCATTGATGTCCAGATTTCATCAATCGGTGATGCTTCAAGCCTCACAGGAGGTACTCTTTTGATGACCCCGCTGAAAGGACCAGATGGAAAAACCTACGCTGTTGCCCAGGGTCCCTTAGCAGTGGGCGGTATTTCTTTTGGCGGAAAAGCAGCTAAAGTGCAGAAAAATTTCCCCACCTCAGGGCGAATTACCAACGGGGCACTGGTTGAGCGGGCAGTTAATTTTGCCCTCCCCACCTCCGGTAACCTTTTGTATCAACTTCGTGAAACCGATTTCACGACCGCTTCGCGAATGGTCGAAGCAATCAATGCGCATTTTGGTGATGGCACGGCCCATCCGTTGGATTCTCGCTCGATCAAAGTGCAACGTCCCAAAGAATTTACAGGTGATCTGGTCAGTTTTATCGCTGATCTGGAAAGCATCGAGGTGGAACCTGATCTTCCCGCAAAAATTGTGGTCAACGAACGTACCGGAACCATCGTCATGGGGCAGGATGTACGGATCTCTACCGTGGCGGTCTCCCATGGTAACCTCAATCTGGTCGTAACGGATGGGGCCGATGTTTCCCAACCTAATCCCCTTGCCCAGGGAAACACAGTGACAACGCCAACCACCAATGCGGTGGCTACAGAAGAAAAAGGCAACCTTGTTGTCATGAACCAGGGAGCCAACCTGGGTGATATCGCCCGGGCTCTTAATGCCATCGGAGCCACCCCCCGCGACCTGATCGCTATTTTTCAGGCAATCAAGGCGGCGGGTGCCCTCCATGGGGAGTTAGTTATCCTCTAA
- a CDS encoding rod-binding protein, protein MKTNISTPLPTSSTQNMPDPRAIKDRAALKKACQDFEAIFIQSMFKSMRKTVPEGGIFKGDHATEMYQDMIDQDIASQISRRQSLGLADQMYRQMEKLLPDAE, encoded by the coding sequence ATGAAGACGAATATCAGCACTCCGTTGCCGACGAGTAGCACCCAGAATATGCCTGACCCCCGTGCCATCAAAGACAGGGCAGCCCTCAAAAAGGCCTGTCAGGATTTTGAGGCTATTTTTATTCAGTCCATGTTTAAATCCATGCGAAAAACCGTCCCGGAGGGAGGTATCTTTAAAGGAGATCATGCCACAGAAATGTACCAGGACATGATTGACCAGGATATTGCAAGCCAGATATCACGGCGCCAGAGCCTTGGTCTTGCGGATCAGATGTATCGCCAAATGGAGAAACTCCTGCCTGATGCTGAATAA
- a CDS encoding flagellar biosynthesis anti-sigma factor FlgM encodes MTVNFFSIPGGTNGPKSVQNTGSSSKSAKAESKDNAIFSSELQSATSAQESNKVQDPERVAKIQALKAQFESGSLENNLDLEKVAGALLNHLVDF; translated from the coding sequence ATGACTGTCAATTTTTTTAGCATCCCTGGCGGTACCAACGGCCCCAAGAGTGTGCAAAATACAGGAAGTTCGTCGAAGTCTGCCAAAGCAGAATCAAAAGATAACGCGATTTTCTCCTCTGAGCTGCAAAGCGCCACCTCAGCCCAGGAGAGCAACAAAGTTCAGGATCCTGAGCGTGTTGCAAAAATCCAGGCTCTCAAAGCCCAATTCGAATCAGGAAGTTTAGAGAACAACCTCGACCTGGAAAAAGTTGCAGGTGCACTGCTCAATCACCTGGTAGATTTTTAA
- a CDS encoding flagellar protein FlgN: MERDTVQELLIQLRDIIAAEREYAKALDLPAMMAAVRRKETLIKALNSVKELHPEDQKFAREIQHENRRNAFLYRATLNWIQETMEFFGRKSAPVTYNPYGKAGNAAAGGRLLSGTI; the protein is encoded by the coding sequence ATGGAACGCGACACTGTTCAAGAACTGTTGATTCAGTTACGAGACATCATCGCTGCTGAGCGCGAATACGCAAAAGCTCTGGACTTACCAGCAATGATGGCTGCTGTTCGCCGCAAAGAGACCTTGATCAAGGCACTGAATTCAGTAAAAGAGTTGCATCCTGAAGACCAGAAGTTTGCCCGTGAAATACAGCACGAGAACCGGCGCAACGCCTTTCTCTATCGCGCGACACTCAACTGGATCCAGGAGACCATGGAATTCTTTGGTCGTAAATCCGCTCCGGTTACCTACAATCCTTATGGTAAGGCCGGAAATGCTGCTGCTGGCGGCCGCCTTCTCTCCGGAACCATCTAA